DNA from Bacteroidales bacterium:
GCTTACCGCGAATTTATAGAGCCGCTTCCGCACCCATCTTTGCAAGTGACACTTGCCCTTCGGCAATCTTTTCTTTTATGATTTTATAATGATTTCTACTAAGGATTTTGTGATTTCCACAAGAGTCCCTGTTACTATATGAGTCACTATTAAAATTCATAATTGAAATTTGTATGATAAACAAAGTCATCCGTTTTTTCCTCGAAAACAAGCTGGTTACATTCCTGGTATTGGTGCTTTTTGTAAGCTGGGGAATCGTAACTTCTCCCTTTGGCTGGGACACCGGTTTTTTGCCCAAAGACCCGGTGCCTGTTGATGCCATCCCCGATATTGGCGAAAACCAGCAAATCGTATTTACCCAGTGGCCGGGCCGTTCGCCACAGGACATCGAAGACCAGGTTTCCTATCCGCTCACCACATATCTTTTGGGAATTCCGGGCGTGAAATCCATCCGCAGCTCATCCATTTTTGGCTTTTCCAGCATCTTTATTATTTTCTCTGAAGATGTCGAATTTTACTGGTCGCGCTCGCGGATACTCGAAAAACTTGCATCGCTGCCGGCAGGCCTGCTGCCCGAAGGAGTTAAGCCTGCACTCGGCCCCGATGCCACCGCGCTGGGGCAGGTTTACTGGTACACCATCGAAGGGCGCGATAAAAACGGTAATCCAACCGGCGGCTGGGATTTGCACGAAATACGCACCGTGCAGGATTTTTACGTAAAGTACGGATTGAATGCCACCGAGGGCGTTTCGGAGGTGGCTTCCATTGGTGGATTTGTGCAGGAATACCAGATAGATGTAAACCCCGATGCTTTAAAAGTCTACAACATTCCGCTGCACAAAGTGATGCAGGCGGTACAAAGATCGAATAGAGATGTGAGCGCCAAAACCATCGAAATCAACCAGGCCGAATATCTGGTGCGTGGATTGGGCTACATCAAAAAGGTGGAAGACATCGAAAAAGCCGTAGTTACAATTCATGAAAATGTTCCCATCCGCATAAAAGATATTGCTGTGGTAACTCTGGGGCCGGCCAGCCGCCGGGGCGCTCTCGACAAAGACGGCGCCGAAGTGGTTGGCGGCGTGGTAGTGGCCCGCTTTGGAGCCAACCCGCTGCAGGTAATCAATAATGTAAAAGATAAAATCAAAGAAATTTCGCCCGGGCTGCCCAAAAAAGTTTTGCCCGACGGCACAGAAAGCCAGCTGACTATTGTGCCGTTTTACGACCGCTCGGGTCTTATTCACGAAACCCTGGGAACGCTCGAAGAAGCCATTTTGCTTCAAATCCTTATAGTTATTCTGGTGGTCATCGTCATGGTGTTCAACCTCAGAGCTTCTATTTTAATATCCAGTTTGCTTCCCATCGCTGTGCTCATGGTTTTTATTGCGATGCGCTATTTTCATGTGGATGCCAATATCGTGGCTTTGTCGGGCATCGCCATTGCCATTGGTACAATGGTCGATTTGGGAGTGATCCTCTCCGAGAATATTATCAAACATATCGACGAGGCTCCGCCCGAACAAAAGCTCATCACCACCATTTATAACGGAGCTTCCGAAGTAAGTTCCGCAATTCTTACTGCGGTTTCTACCACTATTGTTAGTTTCATTCCGGTGTTTACGATGCAGGCCGCCGAAGGCAAGCTTTTTGGACCGCTGGCGTTTACCAAAACGTTTGCATTGATTGCTGCCCTTATCATATCATTATTTATTATGCCCATGCTGGCGCATTGGTTTTTTGGTGTAAAAATTAAAAATAATAAAATCAGAAAGTGGCTGAACATCCTGCTGATCCCCATTGGAATTTTCGCCCTTATTGCCGGACAGACCTGGGGCGGATTGATTTTACTTGCGTTTGGCGTTGTGGGAGTAGTGAAAGAGTTCAGGAGAAAACGCTTTGGTATTAATAAAGAAAAATTAGAAACAGGAACAAGCGATTCGGCACCGCAGCAACGAATAGAGGTGTTTGCCTCCTGGATACTCGCACATGCCGAAGTCATCATAGTGGTTATTGGTGTTGTCTGGCTATTGGCCAAATACTGGCTCCCGCTGGGGCCTGCCAAAAGCCTGGTGATAAATGTGTTGTTTGTTGCGCTGCTCGTGACAATTATTTTAGGCTTTTTTCTAATCCTTGAATATTTCTATAAACCGATACTCCGCTGGTGTTTGAACAATAAAGTCGGCTTCCTTTTGATCCCTGCTTTTTTAATTCTTTTCGGGGCAGTTACCTGGATGGGATTCAGCAATATTTTTGGTTTTGTGGCCAAAGGCTTCGACGGGCTTGGATGGAATGTGCGTACCACCAAAGTATGGTCGGGATTAACGCACACCTTTCCCGCCATCGGAAAAGAATTCATGCCTTCGCTCAACGAAGGTAGTTTCCTGCTCATGCCTACCTCTATGCCCCATTCGGGTTTTGAATACAACCGCAAAGTGCTGGGGCAACTGGATATGTTGCTTACCAACATCCCGGAAGTTGAACTTACCGTAGGGAAACTGGGAAGAGCCGAATCGGCGCTCGACCCGGCACCCATCTCGATGTACGAAAACGTCATCAATTACCGGCCTGAATACATGCTCAACGAAAAAGGGCACCGGGTAAGATTTAAAGTGGATAAAAACGACCGGTTTATATTAAACAACGGTGATACGCTATCCAATACGGAAGCTTTAAAGAGTGGTGTAACACTGGCGGATTTAATACCTGACAACAAAGGCAACTATTACCGCAACTGGCGGCAGGAAATCAAATCGCCCGACGATATTTGGGATGAAATTATTAAAGTAGCAAAAATCCCGGGCGTAACTTCTGCTCCGAAACTGCAACCCATCGAAACCCGTTTGGTAATGCTGCAAACAGGTATGCGTGCTCCCATGGGGATTAAAGTGTATGGTCCTGACCTGCCAACCATCGAAGCTTTTGGGATGCAACTGGAAGAGGTATTGAAAGAAGTGCCTTCGGTAAAAGCTGAGGCGGTTTTTGCCGACCGCATCGTTGGGAAACCCTACCTGCATCTAAACATCAACCGCAGCGAAATCTCACGTTATGGATTGAATGTGGAAGATGTGCAACAAACCATCGAAACGGCCATTGGCGGGATGAAAATTACTTCTACCGTCGAAGGCCGCGAACGATTCCCGGTGCGGGTGCGCTACCCGCGCGAGCTGCGCGACGATCCCGAGGCGCTGGGTAAAATACTGATACCTACACCTACCGGAGCGCAAATTCCCCTCTCTCAAATTGTCGATTTTGAATACGCCAGAGGACCACAGGCCATCAAAAGTGAGGAGACTTTTTTGGTGGGTTATGTTTTGTTCGACAAACGGGAAGGTTTTTCAGAAGTAACGGTGGTGGATGATGCACGGGTTGCCATACGAGCCCGTATCGCTTCCGGCGATTTGAGCGTGCCGGCCGGCGTGAGTTACAAGTTTTCGGGAAGCTACGAAAACCAGGTACGGGCCGAGAAACGCCTGACGATTATCGTACCAATTGTTCTGATTTTGGTATTTCTCATCCTCTACTTCCAGTTTAAATCGGTCTCCACCTCTCTGATGGTTTTTTCCGGGATCGCAATGGCCTTCAGCGGAGGTTTTATGATGATCTGGCTCTACGGGCAGGGCTGGTTTGTCGATTTCTCCCTCTTTGGCACCAACATGCGGGAGCTGTTTCAGATGCACACCATCAATCTGAGTGTGGCCGTTTGGGTAGGCTTTATCGCCCTCTTTGGCATTGCAACCGACGACGGTGTTTTAATGGCCACTTACCTCGACCAGAGCTTTGTGCGCAACCGCCCCGGCAACCTGAAAGGAATACGGGCCGCTGTGGTAGAAGCGGGTTACCGTAGAATCAGGCCTGCGGCTATGACCTCGGCAACGACCATTATTGCGCTGCTGCCCATCCTTACCTCTACCGGACGAGGTGCTGATATTATGATACCCATGGCCATTCCGGCTTTTGGAGGGATGATATTTGCGGCGATTACCTATTTTATCGTGCCGGTGCTTTACAGTATGCGTGAAGAGAGGAAGATGGCAAAGGAAATATAATGGAGATACAATTGAAATATTTTGATAACAAGTTGAAATATGGAGATTCCAATCATCAGGCTGTTTTTATCTAACTTAAGTAGATATTCTATTACTTAAAATTTCTAAAAAATGAAGACGTCCAAATTTATTCCGCTTAAAGAACTGGTTGTTTATCAACTGGCTCGACAACTATCAACCATCGCGTGGAACATCTTTTCCAGTCTAACTTTTGACCAAAAAAAAATAATTGATGTGGCAACTTTTGACGAACTAAAACAAATACATGATTCTTTAGAAATCAAATTGAACAATTTTATTCCGGTAACTTATAAAAATGCACAAAACAAGTGAAAACACTATATCTCAACCTATTTCTATTAATTTTTCTGATCCCAAGCTATGAGGGGAATGCCCAGTCTTTGCAAGATTATTTCAAAATAGCTTCTCAAAACAATCCCGGCCTGCAGGCCAAATACAAGGAATTTGAAGCCGCTTTGCAAAAGGTGCCGCAAGTGAGTTCACTCCCCGACCCAACTTTTTCGTTCGGGTATTTTATTCCAAAAATGGGATCACAACGGGCAGAGCTGACCATCAACCAGATGTTCCCTTGGTTTGGAACCCTTGGCGCAAAGGCCGATGCAGCAGCGTTATCGGCAGAAGCCAAATACCAGACGTTTCTCGATGCCCGAAACCAACTGCTTTTTAAGGTTTCGGCAGCGTATTATCCTTTGTACGAGTTGAAGCGATGGCAGCAGATTGAGCGGGACAACATCGAAATTCTGGAAACTTATAAATCCATTGCCAACACAAAATTCAGAAACGGGTTGGCGCCCATGGTCGATGTCTTACGCGTGGACATCATGCTCGACGACGCAACCACCAATCTCGAAATCCTTAACCAAAAAGAAAAATCGTTGGTTACCACTTTCAACAAACTGCTCAACAGAGACGAAAATGCGGAAATTGAATTTCAAGATTCATTAGAAATTGAATTCGTAGAGATGAATCCCCGCAGAGATTCCTTGATGGCCAATAACCCGCTTTTGGAAGCATTCGAATTGCAAGTGCAGGCAAACAAGGCAAACGAAAGGGCAGCACAAAAACAGGGTCTCCCACAATTGGGTGTTGGTTTGGGATATATGATTATGGATAAAAATGCCGTCGGAGGCATGACCGACAACGGTAAAGATGTGCTGATGCCAATGGTTTCGGCGAGCATCCCCATTTTCAGGAAGAAATACAAAGCAGCTAAAAAAGAAGCGCAAATGATGCAGGAAAGTTACGCCCTGCAAAAAGAAGAAGCTGCCAACACGCTTGTTTCAAATTACGAAACCACCTGGTTTGAACTCCAAAGCCAACAACATTTGATCGAACTCTACAACCAACAAATACAGGTGTCGGAGCAGGCGCTGAATCTTTTGTTTAGTGCTTACAGCAACTCAGGGGAGCAATTCGAAGAGGTTTTGCGCATGCAACAACAACTATTGAAATACGAAAAAATGAAAGCCACGGCAGAAATGCAGTATCAAATAGCTGTGGCCAAACTGAATTATTTAACGGCTTATGAGGATTGATGTGGGGATGGGGGGATGTGTTGATGTGCTGATGTGCTGATGTGCTGATGTGCTGATGTGAGGATGTGAGGATGCGGGGATGTGTAAAATTAATATGAACGTTAAAAAATAGATAATTATGGAACGTAGAAATGAGATTTTGGATTTAAGCTTTGAATTTGCTTTGGACATCATCGAATTTTCAGAATTGTTAGAAAGCAATCGTAAATACGTGATCGCACGTCAAATATTAAAATCGGGAACAAGTATAGGAGCCAATATTCGGGAAGCACAAAGTTGTGAAAGCAGAGCTGGTTTTATTCATAAACTTAAAATAGCCCACAAAGAAGCAATCGAAACCGATTACTGGCTTCTATTATGCGAAAAAGTAGAAAATTACCCACCCCCTCCTATCGCGATGAAAACTATGATGCTATCCATCGAAAAGTTGCTCAATAAAATAATCTCATCTGCAAAATCTAAAAAATAATAAAAATGAAATTTAATAGACGAACTATAGTAATGCTGATTGCCGTTTTGCTCGCCGGAGGTTTGCTGGGATATTTAGTAGGAAACCATGTTCCATCAAATCAACCCATCAACCAATCAACACATCAGCAAATCAACCAATCATCAAACCAACAAATCTGGACCTGCTCCATGCACCCGCAAATCCGAAAAAACGAGCCGGGCGATTGCCCAATATGCGGCATGGATTTAATCCCTTTGGAAGATGAACAGAACGGAGAAATCGACCCGATGGCAATCAGCATGTCGCCAACGGCTATGCAACTGGCCAATATTCAAACTGCAGTTGTGGGCTTGATGGATCCGGTAAAAAAAGTGCGCTTAGATGGTAAGATTCAGGAAGATGAGCGGCGGGTTTTTTCGCAGTCGTCGCACATCCCAGGAAGACTTGAAGACCTGAAGATCAATTTTACCGGCGAATATGTAAAAAAAGGGCAGGTGATTGCTTCGGTATATTCGCCCGACTTGGTTACCGCGCAGGAAGAACTGTTTGAATCGCAAAAGATAAAGGAAACACAGCCACAGCTTTTCAGTGCAGCCAAAGAGAAGCTGAGAAACTGGAAGCTCACCGACGATCAGATTGAAAAGATTTTGCAGTCGGGCACTACTGCCGAAAGTTTTCCCATCCGCGCCGATGTTTCGGGTTATGTGATCAAAAAAATGGTGAACCCCGGTGACTATCTCCGCAGGGGTGAAAGCATTTTCCAAATTGCCGACCTCTCGAAAGTGTGGGTACTTTTTGATGTATATGAATCGGACATGGCCTGGATTAAGAAAGGCGATGAAGTAGCCTTTACTGTTGCCTCACTTCCCGGGGAAAGCTTTACCGAAACCATCTCCTTCCTCGATCCTGTAATCGATCCCATAACACGAGTGGCAAAAGCGCGGGTAGCAATTGCTAACCCTGATTTGAAGTTAAAGCCCGAGATGTTTGTTTCGGGCACGGTTCGGGCGCAACTCCCCAAAAAATCTGATGTTGTAGTGGTTCCGAAATCTGCCGTAATGTGGACCGGCGAGCGTTCGGTGGTGTATGTTAAATCAGAAAGCGATCAGGGCATAAATTTTATCATGCGCGAAGTTACACTTGGCCCTGCCCTGGGCGAAAGCTATGTTATTAAAAATGGTTTACAAAAAGGTGAAGAAATAGCTGTAAACGGCACCTTTAGCATCGACGCAGCCGCTCAGCTGGCCGGAAAACCCAGCATGATGAATCCCGAAGGCGGGCCGGCCATGACCGGGCACGACCACGGTGGAACAAAAATGCCCTTAGCAGGTCAGGCAAGTGCGGGTTCCATTCAAAGTAAGTCCGCTTCAAGTGAGGGGTCGAGTGAGGGTTTCACTCAAAGTGAAGCCCCCACTAGCAACCCGGCATTTAAAGCACAGCTAGCAAAAGTGTACAAGACTTACCTTGAAATGAAAAATGCTTTTGTGGATACGGACAACGAAAAAGTCAGGAGCAAAGCAAAAGATGTAAATGCAGCTTTAAAGCAGGTAGAGATGGGTTTGCTCAAAGGCGAGGCACATATTTTCTGGATGGAACAATTGGAAAGCCTGAACAGCTCGATTGAAGCGATCTCAGGCTCCGGCAACATCGAAATGCAACGCAAGGCCTTTGCTCAATTTAGCCAAGCGTTTTACGCCGCCCTTAAAAACTTTGGCCTGGACGAGCACACAGCTTATTATCAATACTGCCCCATGGCCTTTGATAACCAAGGAGCCTATTGGCTAAGTGATATCAAGCAAATCAGAAATCCCTATTTTGGGGATAGGATGCTCAAATGCGGCGAAACCCGCGAAACACTTAAATAATACAGTCCATGGGAATAAGCATCTAAAATATGTTATGCGACCGTTGCATTATGACGATGAAGCAAATATTTGGAGAAAACACGGTTGCAAGCCAGGTTTTGTAATTGTTAATTTAAAAAAACCAAAAGCGCAACAGTATCTGCGGATGCCTGTTGCGCTTTGTTTTTATCGGCCGTTGGCTCTATTGTCGGTGAGCCACAGGTAGGCTTCCTTTTTCGATGAAAATTGCTCCACGCGCGCTTCCACCAGGTTTTCGTTGAGTAGCTCACTAAGACGGTAGCCAAAGTTGAGTTGATCCATGGTTTTGGTAAGGATAGCCACCGACTTATTTTCGATGATGACTTTGTTGCGCACCAGCCAGGCAAAAAACTGGTTGAGTTTTTCTTTGCTAAAATTGATCTTCATCTTGCGCAGATCCATCACGATACCACGGATGCGTCCGTAGTCGGTGTCGTCGATCTGGTTTTGTTTCATGCGGATGAATTCGCCTGCGTTGAGGCTTCCCGAGAAATTCTCGATCAGGTAGTTGTCTTCCAACAGATTGTATGTAATCATGCTTCTTAAAGTATTAAAAGTTAAAAGCGTAGATCATTTTATCATACAAGCTATCTTTTGATTTTTACAAATGTTTTCAGCAATACAACGGTGTATTCCTGGTATTAATATCCATAAAAATTAAGCCGTCGAAACCTTTTGCAGGACTGGTTTTGTATGCTTCACGCAATGTGTTGAACGTCTTGATGGTAACAGCTGAAATGTTGCATCCCGCACTGCTAAAGGAATAGGTTAAAAATTGTTATTGGAAAACGGGATATGTTTTAGATGGCGGAAAGATCAAAGTCCAAATTCCAAAAACCAAAATTCAATGTGATTTTCATCGGACAAAAAGATAAAAACAAAACGGCCTGTTAATCGACGATTAACAGGCTGTAAATAGTACCCGAGGCCGGAATCGAACCGGCACGAACATAGTTCATTGGTTTTTGAGACCAACGCGTCTACCTATTCCGCCACTCGGGCTTGATTTTTTTAAGAACTGCGAGGGAAAAGTAGCCCCTTTTTTAGGGTCGCAAAAATAGTGATTTTCTTGAATGTAAGATTAAAACCCTAAAAAAATGTTCCCTCCGGATAAAATGTGCTAATTTCGCAGTCTCATCATAAGAGCATTTTTAAGCGTAAAAGGTTCATTATCATGGCACCAACAGTAAATATCTTTTCGGGTGACGGCTCCAAATACCTGGCTGAGCGTATTGCTAAGGCTTTTGGCGCCGAACTGGGCAAGGTCACCATCACACATTTCAAAGATGGCGAGTACCAGCCTTCGTTCGAGCAGACCATCCGTGGTAACGATGTGTTTCTGGTGCAATCCACCAATCCACCTGCCGATAACCTTTTCGAGCTGCTGTTGCTCATCGACGCTGCCAAGCGTGCCTCGGCGCAAAGAGTGGTGGCACTTATCCCGTATTTTGGTTTTGCCCGTCAGGATCGTAAAGATAAGCCCCGCGTTTCTATTGGCGCCAAGCTCATCACCAATCTGCTGGTAGCCGCCGGCGTCGACCGCATCATCACTATGGATCTGCACAGCGATCAGATTCAGGGCTTCGTCGACATTCCGGTAGACCACATGTACGCTTCTTCCATTTTCATACCTTATCTCAAAACCCTTAATCTGCGCAATCTTACCATGGCTTCGCCCGATACCGGTGGGACAAAAAGAGCAGCGGCTTACGCCAAATTTCTCGACACCGACCTGGTTATCTGCTTCAAGCAGCGCAAAAGGGCCAACGAGGTGGATACCATCCGCATCATCGGCGACGTAAAAGACAAAGACATTATTTTGGTCGACGACATCATCGATACCGCCGGCACCATTACCATTGCTGCCAACATGATGATGGATCAGGGCGCCAGATCGATACGTGCTGTATGCACACATCCTGTTTTCTCCGACCGCGCTTTGCAACGCATCGAAGAGTCGGCGCTATGCGAAGTGCTGGTAACAGATACCATCCGCCGCGAATCGTCCGGCAAGATTACCGTGCTCAGCACTGCCGAAATCTTTGCCGATGTAATTGATCGTGTAAACAGAAATCAATCGATAAGCACTCACTTTGAGTTCTTCACGATGTTATAGTTCATTATTTTATTTACTAATTTATTTTTTTAAAACATGAAAGCATTAAAATTGAGCGGTTCTCTTCGCGAGAACGTAGGGAAAAAAGATGCTAAAATGCTGCGCAAAGAAGGCAAAGTGCCTTGTGTGCTGTATGGAGGCGACAAACAGATTCATTTTGTGGTAGCCCAGAAGGCTTTTAAAGAGTTGATTTATACTCCTAAGACTTATCTGATCGAGCTTGAGCTGGAAGGGAAAACCTATAACGCTATCCTGCAGGACGTGCAATTTCATCCTGTGAGCGAGAGTATTCTCCATGTGGATTTTATGCAGATTTTTGATGACCGTGAGGTAGCTATCCCGGTGCCGGTGCAAATTACTGGTACGTCTAAAGGCGTTCTTAAAGGCGGGACTATGTATAAAAAATACCGCAAATTGAGGGTTAAATCGCTGCCAGGCGACCTGCCTGACGAAATCGTAGTTGACATCACTCCGTTGAATCTCAACGAAAGTATTAAGGTTTCGGATTTGTCACGCGAAAATCTTACCTTCCTTGATCCGCCTACTTCAGTGGTGGTTCTTGTTAAAACAGCCCGTGTTATTGAGGAAGAGGAAGACGAATTATTAGAAGATGCCGAAGGTGCTGAAGGTGCTGAAGGCGCTGAAGGTGCTGAAGGTGCTGAAGGTGCTGAAGGACATAAAGGCGCCGAGGGTCATAAAGGCGCTGAAGGTGAAACCCATGGGAAAGGTAAATAATTTCCTTTTCGGAATAATCATAAAAGAGGTACAGAGCACGCGCTTTGTACCTTTTTTCTTATTAATAAAAAAATTGCGATAAATATTTTATGAAATACCTCATAGCCGGGCTGGGAAACATTGGCGGCGAATATGCCAACACACGCCACAACGCAGGGTTTCTGGTAGCCGATGCACTGGCGCAAGCAACAGGAGCTTCGTTCGAAACATTACGGCTGGCCCAGGTAACGCAAACTCGTTTTAGAGGCCGGCAGATGGTAGTGATAAAACCTACCACCTACATGAACCTGAGTGGAAAGGCTGTGAAGTACTGGCTCGACAAAGAAAAGATTCCCGTCGAAAACCTGCTCGTGATCTTTGATGACATCGACCTCGACACGGGTGTGCTTCGGATGCGTCCCAAAGGTAGCGGCGGCACGCACAATGGAATCAACGACATCATAGACACACTCGGAACGAATGAATTTGCACGTCTGCGCGTGGGGATCGGCAACGATTTTGCGCGTGGTTTTCAGGTGGATTATGTGCTGGGGCAATGGACCAAAAGTGAGGAGAAGATCATGCTCGAAAAAATACCCATGGCCGTGGAGGTAATTCAAAGCTTTGTATTCGCGGGAACGCAACAAACTATGAACCGCTACAACAATAAATAGGTTGTCGGGGAGAAAACAGTTGTCGGGTTGACAACTTCTTCTTTTTCACCCCGACAACTTTTCTTTAATCATCAAACAAATCGAACTTGATTCCTTGTGCCAGCGGAAGTTCTTTGCTGTAGTTGATGGTGTTGGTTTGGCGGCGCATGTAAGCTTTCCAGGCATCGGAGCCTGACTCACGGCCACCGCCGGTTTCTTTTTCACCACCAAAAGCTCCTCCGATCTCGGCACCGTTGGTAGCAATGTTTACGTTGGCTATGCCACAATCGGAGCCGACATGTGATAAAAAGAGTTCCGTTTCGTGAATGTTCTTGCTAAAGATGGCCGACGAGAGTCCTTGTGGTACGCTGTTGTGCAGCGCTATGGCTTCCTCGATGGTTTTGTATTTGATAAGATAAAGCAGTGGTGCAAAGGTCTCTTCCTGCACTATTTCCCAATGGTTTTCTACTTCGGCAATGGCGGGTCGCACATAGTATCCCGACGGATATTCGCTATTATCGAGCACTTCGCCACCATAAATTATTTTGCCACCGGCTTTTGTCACTGCTTCCTGCGCCATCACAAAAGTTTCTACAGAGGCTTTATCTATAAGCGGCCCGACGTGTGTGCTTTCATCCAGCGCATGGCCAATTTTCAATTGATTATAAACTCTGATAAGTTTTTCTTTAAAAAGATCATAAACCACTTCATTGATGATCAGCCGGCGGGTGGAGGTGCAGCGCTGACCGGCAGTAGCAGTGGCGCCAAAGATAGATCCACGCAATGCCAGGTTCAGGTTGGCATATTGTGAAATTATAATGGCGTTGTTGCCGCCGAGTTCCAGAATGGTTTTGCCCAGACGTGCGCCTACAATATTATTTACACGTTTGCCCACGCGTGTGCTGCCCGTTACCGAAACGAGCGCTATGCGTCGATCTTTCAGAAAGTCGTCGCCCACATATTTGGAGCTTGAGGCTACCAGACTGAGCACGCCTTCGGGCAGGTCGTTTTCACGCATTACTTTTTCGATGATATTGTGGACGGCAATTGCGCTAAGCATCACTTTCGACGAAGGTTTCCACAGCACTAAGTTGCCGGCGATGAGTGCAATCATTGCATTCCAGGCCCACACGGCTACCGGGAAATTAAAAGCGGAGATCACGCCCACGATTCCCAGCGGGTGATACTGGTCGAACATGCGGTGCATATCGCGTTCGCTGTGCATGGTGTATCCGTATAGCTGCCGCGACTGCCCCACGGCGAAGTCGGCAATGTCGATCATCTCCTGCACTTCGCCCAGCCCTTCCTGATAAACTTTTCCCATCTCGTATGATACCAGCCGACCCAGTGCCTCTTTGTTGCGGCGCAGTTCGTTACCAATCTGGCGCACTATTTCGCCACGCTTTGGCGCCGGCACCATTCGCCATATTTTAAAAGCCTCTTGCGCTTTAGCAACTACATTTTCGTAGTCGTCCCAGGTAGCCTGGCGGATGCCGGCAATGCGCCGGCCGTCGTTGGGTGAGAAGGATTCGAGCACGTCGCCATGTGTGGTTACCCAACCGCGGCCGGTATGCAATCCATTATTAATATCAGTAATCCCAAGCTCTTTAAGCGTTTCTTTGATGTTGTAATCTTTCATTTTCTACTTTTTATCTTCTAATGATTTATTATTGACTTTGTAATACACTAAACTCAAAACTAACCAAAAAGATTAATGGTAGCCCAAATTTTCTCAAAATAGTTTTTGGAAATGCTTTCCTGCAAAGGAAAAACGAAAATTGATTTTCTGTCAGGAAAGTCGGTTTGGTGAGGCTTTCCCGATGAATGACAACGGTCTATTCTATTTTTTCGAGTTCGTGCAAAGTATCGCGGAAAGTATCGAAGGCTTCGGCCACCACTTCATCTACGCGACTGTGGAAGCGGTCGAAGGCGGTGGTGAGCGCTTTGCCTTGTGGCGAAAGCTCCGACATGCCACCTTCTTT
Protein-coding regions in this window:
- a CDS encoding ribose-phosphate pyrophosphokinase, with amino-acid sequence MAPTVNIFSGDGSKYLAERIAKAFGAELGKVTITHFKDGEYQPSFEQTIRGNDVFLVQSTNPPADNLFELLLLIDAAKRASAQRVVALIPYFGFARQDRKDKPRVSIGAKLITNLLVAAGVDRIITMDLHSDQIQGFVDIPVDHMYASSIFIPYLKTLNLRNLTMASPDTGGTKRAAAYAKFLDTDLVICFKQRKRANEVDTIRIIGDVKDKDIILVDDIIDTAGTITIAANMMMDQGARSIRAVCTHPVFSDRALQRIEESALCEVLVTDTIRRESSGKITVLSTAEIFADVIDRVNRNQSISTHFEFFTML
- a CDS encoding 50S ribosomal protein L25/general stress protein Ctc; translated protein: MKALKLSGSLRENVGKKDAKMLRKEGKVPCVLYGGDKQIHFVVAQKAFKELIYTPKTYLIELELEGKTYNAILQDVQFHPVSESILHVDFMQIFDDREVAIPVPVQITGTSKGVLKGGTMYKKYRKLRVKSLPGDLPDEIVVDITPLNLNESIKVSDLSRENLTFLDPPTSVVVLVKTARVIEEEEDELLEDAEGAEGAEGAEGAEGAEGAEGHKGAEGHKGAEGETHGKGK
- the pth gene encoding aminoacyl-tRNA hydrolase is translated as MKYLIAGLGNIGGEYANTRHNAGFLVADALAQATGASFETLRLAQVTQTRFRGRQMVVIKPTTYMNLSGKAVKYWLDKEKIPVENLLVIFDDIDLDTGVLRMRPKGSGGTHNGINDIIDTLGTNEFARLRVGIGNDFARGFQVDYVLGQWTKSEEKIMLEKIPMAVEVIQSFVFAGTQQTMNRYNNK
- a CDS encoding aldehyde dehydrogenase family protein, which codes for MKDYNIKETLKELGITDINNGLHTGRGWVTTHGDVLESFSPNDGRRIAGIRQATWDDYENVVAKAQEAFKIWRMVPAPKRGEIVRQIGNELRRNKEALGRLVSYEMGKVYQEGLGEVQEMIDIADFAVGQSRQLYGYTMHSERDMHRMFDQYHPLGIVGVISAFNFPVAVWAWNAMIALIAGNLVLWKPSSKVMLSAIAVHNIIEKVMRENDLPEGVLSLVASSSKYVGDDFLKDRRIALVSVTGSTRVGKRVNNIVGARLGKTILELGGNNAIIISQYANLNLALRGSIFGATATAGQRCTSTRRLIINEVVYDLFKEKLIRVYNQLKIGHALDESTHVGPLIDKASVETFVMAQEAVTKAGGKIIYGGEVLDNSEYPSGYYVRPAIAEVENHWEIVQEETFAPLLYLIKYKTIEEAIALHNSVPQGLSSAIFSKNIHETELFLSHVGSDCGIANVNIATNGAEIGGAFGGEKETGGGRESGSDAWKAYMRRQTNTINYSKELPLAQGIKFDLFDD